One window of the Prochlorococcus marinus XMU1411 genome contains the following:
- a CDS encoding pyridoxal phosphate-dependent aminotransferase: protein MSQVNLSERALSIEPSLTLQISAKANQLSKEGVDICNLSAGEPDFNAPKEVIEATSKAIFDGFTKYGPAAGNLDLRKAIANKFQVQNNLNYEFENVMVTNGAKQAIYNLFQVLLNTGDEVIIPSPYWLSYPQMVRLAGGKPIFTNSSAEDGFKINIKDLKSKISSKTKFIIINSPNNPTGRVMSKEELLQIADLVRENPNINILSDEIYELILKKEFNHYSLSSLANDLKDRIFIINGFAKGWAMTGWRIGYLVGPKDVIKASSALQSQSTSNVCSFVQKGALEALKINNEFFSMINSHYDQRRSLLYEGLKNINGIYIKEPNGAFYAFPRLPNSSITSVDFCNKALQDYGLVVVPGKAFGADECIRMSCAASEIKIKDGLERIEKAISEYY, encoded by the coding sequence ATGAGTCAAGTTAATTTATCGGAAAGGGCACTTTCAATTGAGCCTTCTCTTACATTGCAGATAAGTGCCAAAGCAAATCAATTATCTAAAGAAGGAGTAGATATTTGCAATTTAAGTGCAGGAGAACCTGACTTTAATGCTCCAAAAGAAGTTATAGAGGCTACAAGTAAAGCTATATTTGATGGATTTACAAAGTACGGGCCCGCAGCAGGCAATTTAGATCTCCGAAAAGCAATTGCAAATAAATTTCAAGTTCAAAACAATTTAAATTATGAATTTGAAAATGTAATGGTCACAAATGGTGCTAAGCAAGCAATATATAATCTTTTCCAAGTTTTGTTAAATACTGGAGACGAAGTTATTATTCCTTCTCCATACTGGTTAAGTTATCCCCAGATGGTTAGATTGGCGGGTGGAAAGCCAATTTTTACAAACTCTTCGGCAGAAGATGGATTTAAAATTAATATAAAAGATTTGAAGTCTAAAATCTCTTCAAAAACTAAATTTATAATTATCAATTCTCCTAATAACCCTACTGGAAGAGTTATGTCAAAGGAAGAATTATTACAAATTGCCGATTTAGTCAGAGAAAATCCAAATATCAATATTCTTTCTGATGAGATTTACGAACTAATCCTTAAAAAAGAATTTAACCATTACAGCTTATCTTCATTAGCAAATGACTTAAAAGATAGGATTTTTATAATAAATGGATTTGCTAAAGGATGGGCCATGACTGGCTGGAGGATAGGTTATTTAGTAGGTCCCAAAGATGTAATCAAAGCATCCTCAGCATTACAAAGTCAAAGTACAAGTAATGTTTGCTCTTTTGTTCAAAAAGGTGCTTTGGAGGCTTTAAAAATTAATAATGAATTTTTCTCAATGATAAATAGCCATTATGATCAAAGAAGAAGTCTTCTCTATGAAGGCCTTAAGAATATAAATGGTATTTATATTAAAGAACCTAATGGAGCATTTTACGCATTTCCAAGATTACCTAACTCCTCAATTACTTCTGTTGATTTCTGCAATAAAGCTCTTCAAGATTACGGATTAGTTGTTGTACCAGGAAAAGCTTTTGGGGCTGATGAATGTATAAGAATGTCTTGTGCCGCTTCAGAAATTAAAATAAAAGATGGATTAGAAAGGATTGAAAAAGCTATATCCGAATATTACTAA
- a CDS encoding PhnE/PtxC family ABC transporter permease, with the protein MNKLKLNHTSLSFLPILVCIPLGYQLITNIHFGGLKLFQEFLISAFNPKLDNEIIVTVINRLNETICIGFFSWLVSIIFGAIFGILSSNIFYKIFNIPNFFYKTIRFFLTIIRSIHEVVWGILLMQIYGINFSIGIIAICIPYIAVNSKVFAEQLETIDYKSFESINRINAPKLSTLFTLIWNPIINTFKNFGLYRLECSIRSTVILGIFGIGGIGTSIFLSFQTLNFRELWTYLWSLAILIILSGLIFKKIKFNNTNKIISIFFIAVFFITILFSFSYFLYFIFNNNFEGFNSVSSLFKSSSKLGSFDFLKIILETIILSLLSTGIAISLPPLLIGIFNNNTSKIFIKIFAFLLRLIPTPLILLILLTFNNPSLSLAALTLGLHNASITSKLLFTNLDRQDKRNYIAMTSLGISKKTSWLLGLFSQQAKSYLAYCAYRSDIIIRETAIVGVIGSVGLGWQLQESLSSFAWQEVMLVLIAYSSIAIVGELINVKIKNSLT; encoded by the coding sequence TTGAATAAATTAAAATTAAACCATACCTCATTATCTTTCCTTCCAATTTTGGTTTGCATACCTCTAGGGTATCAATTAATAACCAATATTCATTTTGGAGGATTAAAATTATTCCAAGAATTTTTAATTTCTGCATTTAATCCCAAGCTCGATAATGAAATTATTGTTACCGTAATTAATCGATTAAATGAAACTATCTGCATTGGTTTTTTTAGTTGGTTAGTAAGTATTATTTTTGGGGCAATTTTTGGAATATTATCCTCAAATATTTTTTATAAAATTTTTAATATTCCAAATTTTTTCTATAAGACAATAAGGTTTTTTCTAACAATAATTAGATCTATACATGAAGTAGTTTGGGGAATACTATTAATGCAAATATATGGAATAAATTTTTCAATAGGAATAATAGCTATATGTATTCCTTATATTGCTGTAAATTCAAAAGTTTTTGCTGAACAATTAGAAACTATTGACTACAAAAGTTTTGAATCTATAAATCGAATAAATGCTCCTAAACTTTCTACTTTATTTACCTTAATATGGAATCCAATAATAAATACATTTAAAAACTTTGGTTTATATCGATTAGAGTGTTCAATAAGAAGTACTGTAATTTTAGGAATTTTTGGGATTGGAGGAATAGGTACTAGTATTTTTTTATCTTTCCAAACTTTGAATTTTAGAGAGTTATGGACTTATTTATGGTCCTTAGCAATTTTGATAATTCTTTCTGGATTAATATTCAAAAAGATTAAATTTAATAATACAAATAAAATAATATCTATTTTTTTTATTGCAGTTTTTTTTATAACAATTTTATTTTCTTTTTCATATTTTCTTTATTTTATTTTTAATAATAATTTTGAAGGTTTTAATTCTGTTAGTTCTCTATTTAAATCAAGTTCAAAATTAGGATCATTTGATTTCTTAAAAATTATTTTGGAAACAATAATTTTAAGTCTTTTATCAACTGGAATCGCTATTAGTTTACCTCCATTATTAATAGGGATTTTTAACAACAATACTTCTAAAATTTTTATAAAAATTTTTGCATTTTTATTACGTTTAATACCAACACCTTTAATACTTCTAATTCTATTAACTTTTAACAATCCTTCTTTATCTTTAGCAGCTTTAACACTAGGTCTTCATAACGCTAGCATTACAAGCAAATTACTTTTTACAAATCTAGATAGACAAGACAAGAGAAATTATATCGCAATGACATCTTTAGGAATCTCAAAAAAGACTAGTTGGCTTTTAGGTTTATTTTCTCAACAAGCAAAAAGTTATTTAGCATATTGCGCCTATAGATCTGACATAATTATTAGAGAAACTGCAATTGTTGGGGTTATTGGTAGTG
- the ispG gene encoding (E)-4-hydroxy-3-methylbut-2-enyl-diphosphate synthase, translated as MSLTQSKEVNSLSKRYSTHIERRITRTVMVGDVAIGSDYPVRVQSMINEDTMDVENAYLAIKRLHDVGCEIVRLTVPSLAHAKAVGDIKAKLLENNINTPLVADVHHNGMKIAMEVAKHVDKVRINPGLFVFEKSDPTRTEYTDEEFETIKETILKRFTPLVEVLKSENKALRIGVNHGSLSERMLFTYGDTPLGMTESAMEFVKICDELDFHNIIISMKASRAPVMMAAYRMIADRLDSEGYNYPLHLGVTEAGDGDYGRIKSTAGIGTLLAEGLGDTIRVSLTEAPEKEIPVCYSILQSLGLRKTMVEYISCPSCGRTLFNLEEVVDKVRNATSHLTGLDIAIMGCIVNGPGEMADADYGYVGKGKGTIALYRRKEEIKRVPENDGVDALIQLIKDDGKWIDP; from the coding sequence ATGTCATTAACTCAATCAAAAGAGGTTAATAGTCTCTCCAAAAGGTATTCAACTCATATTGAGAGAAGGATAACTAGAACAGTAATGGTTGGTGACGTAGCTATTGGAAGTGATTATCCAGTAAGAGTTCAATCGATGATAAATGAAGATACTATGGATGTCGAAAATGCTTACTTGGCTATCAAAAGACTTCATGATGTAGGTTGTGAAATAGTAAGATTAACTGTCCCTTCCTTAGCGCACGCAAAAGCAGTAGGAGATATTAAAGCAAAACTATTAGAAAATAATATCAACACCCCCTTGGTAGCTGATGTTCACCATAATGGTATGAAAATTGCAATGGAGGTTGCAAAACATGTTGATAAAGTAAGAATTAATCCCGGATTGTTTGTGTTTGAAAAATCAGACCCTACAAGAACTGAATATACAGATGAGGAATTTGAAACTATTAAAGAAACAATACTTAAAAGGTTTACCCCTTTAGTTGAAGTTTTAAAGTCTGAAAATAAAGCTCTTAGGATTGGAGTTAATCATGGGTCTCTATCTGAGAGGATGCTTTTTACTTATGGAGATACGCCATTAGGAATGACTGAATCTGCGATGGAGTTCGTCAAAATTTGTGATGAACTTGATTTTCATAACATAATTATCTCTATGAAAGCTTCTAGGGCTCCAGTCATGATGGCGGCTTACAGAATGATCGCAGATAGGCTTGACTCTGAAGGATATAACTATCCCTTACATTTAGGAGTGACTGAAGCTGGAGATGGTGATTATGGAAGGATTAAAAGTACTGCTGGAATTGGAACCCTTTTAGCAGAGGGATTAGGAGATACTATTAGGGTTTCTTTAACAGAAGCTCCGGAAAAGGAAATACCCGTGTGCTATTCAATTTTGCAATCTTTAGGCCTTAGAAAAACGATGGTTGAATATATTAGTTGCCCTAGTTGTGGGAGAACACTTTTCAATTTAGAAGAAGTTGTAGACAAAGTTAGGAACGCTACTTCACATCTTACGGGTCTAGACATAGCAATAATGGGATGTATTGTTAATGGGCCAGGAGAAATGGCAGACGCTGATTATGGTTATGTTGGAAAAGGTAAAGGAACTATTGCTTTATATAGAAGAAAAGAAGAAATAAAAAGAGTACCTGAAAATGATGGGGTTGATGCTTTAATCCAACTAATTAAGGATGATGGAAAGTGGATTGATCCTTAA
- a CDS encoding ATP-binding cassette domain-containing protein: MNNTLLELKNISYKYKNNLILNKVNLKINSGEKIALLGKSGSGKSTLISVLNGTIKPTQGRVKLFNKSFDELDRKQKRKITTIWQDLRLIEDLSAEQNVNCGLLAEKNFYFALKNLLNISSFKQAHKYMQLCRLHSSIYDKKIRKLSGGQKQRVAIARSLIQGSDILLADEPFNNLDPKLITTIKNLLLENVDKNNTKKSPKATLVALHRLDLLKDFDKVIGIRDGKIFFNIKRNYLKKLHLDKIY, from the coding sequence ATGAATAATACTCTCTTAGAATTAAAAAATATATCTTATAAATACAAAAATAATCTAATCCTAAATAAAGTAAATTTAAAAATAAATTCAGGGGAGAAAATTGCACTTTTAGGTAAAAGCGGTTCAGGAAAATCTACTCTTATATCAGTGCTAAATGGCACTATCAAGCCAACTCAAGGTAGGGTTAAATTATTCAATAAAAGTTTCGATGAATTAGATAGAAAGCAGAAACGCAAGATAACAACTATTTGGCAAGATTTAAGATTAATAGAAGATCTCTCAGCAGAACAAAATGTTAATTGTGGACTACTCGCGGAAAAAAATTTTTATTTCGCTTTAAAAAATTTGCTAAATATAAGTTCTTTTAAACAGGCGCATAAATATATGCAATTATGTAGACTTCATAGCTCTATTTACGACAAAAAGATCAGAAAACTATCTGGGGGGCAAAAACAAAGGGTGGCTATAGCTAGGTCATTAATTCAAGGATCGGATATATTACTTGCAGATGAGCCTTTTAATAATTTAGATCCTAAATTGATAACAACAATTAAAAACCTGCTGCTAGAAAATGTAGATAAAAATAATACAAAAAAATCCCCAAAGGCAACATTAGTTGCATTACATAGATTAGATTTGCTGAAAGATTTCGATAAAGTTATTGGAATAAGGGATGGTAAAATTTTTTTCAATATTAAAAGAAATTATTTAAAGAAGCTTCATTTGGATAAAATATATTAA
- a CDS encoding uracil-DNA glycosylase has translation MKRLVIGRGSVFADLLIIGEAPGAQEDLEGKPYVGKSGKLLNELLIKAGIDYKEDVYFCNVIKCRPPNNRKPTAREINIHKPWLLQQIKLVDPKFILLTGSTAMRAILEVKDPISNLRGQWIKKDGREIMVIFHPSYLLRFPSREINKPYHLTLKDLKNVSGKLYAV, from the coding sequence GTGAAAAGGTTAGTTATTGGGAGAGGAAGCGTATTCGCAGATTTGTTAATAATTGGTGAGGCACCTGGAGCGCAGGAAGACTTAGAAGGAAAACCATATGTAGGTAAATCTGGCAAGTTATTAAACGAATTATTGATAAAAGCTGGGATTGATTATAAGGAGGATGTTTATTTTTGCAATGTGATTAAATGTCGTCCACCAAATAATAGAAAACCCACTGCTAGAGAAATTAATATTCACAAACCTTGGTTGTTACAGCAAATAAAGCTAGTTGATCCAAAATTTATTTTGCTTACTGGTTCGACTGCTATGAGAGCTATTTTAGAAGTTAAAGATCCTATAAGTAATTTAAGAGGTCAATGGATTAAAAAAGATGGCAGAGAAATTATGGTAATTTTTCATCCATCTTATTTGTTGAGATTTCCTTCAAGAGAAATAAATAAACCTTATCATCTAACTTTGAAAGACCTAAAGAATGTAAGTGGTAAACTATATGCCGTATAA
- a CDS encoding putative selenate ABC transporter substrate-binding protein, translating to MFNLKNFLISSSVLFSIFSSPVLSNPKVLKVGAIPDQNQDVLDKRFNLFSKELSKQLDVEVKYIPVINYVAAVTGFRTKDLDLVWFGGLSGVQARLQTPNSIVVAQRDIDKEFQSVFIVNKNLELNSISNIKGLKKLKNLRFTFGSENSTSGRLMPEYFLNRAGVQIKHFKGKKAGFSGSHDATIALVNAGAFDAGALNKQVWEKNLKNNPKRTSNLELFWITPEYVDYHWVAQGDLENRYGEGFTKKLKSVILNLDINQKSHKQILDMFNTKRFINAEAKQYKNIEDIGRKLNKIR from the coding sequence ATGTTTAATTTAAAAAATTTCCTAATAAGTTCCTCTGTATTATTTTCAATTTTTTCATCACCTGTATTGTCAAATCCCAAAGTTTTAAAAGTTGGAGCGATACCTGATCAAAATCAAGATGTTTTAGACAAAAGATTTAATTTATTTTCAAAAGAATTATCCAAACAACTTGATGTAGAAGTTAAATACATTCCTGTTATTAATTATGTTGCAGCAGTAACTGGATTTAGAACTAAAGATTTAGATTTAGTTTGGTTTGGCGGTCTATCAGGAGTGCAGGCAAGATTACAAACTCCTAATTCAATTGTTGTAGCTCAAAGAGATATCGATAAGGAATTTCAAAGTGTTTTTATAGTAAATAAAAATTTAGAACTTAACTCAATTTCAAACATTAAAGGACTTAAAAAACTAAAGAATTTAAGATTTACTTTTGGCTCTGAAAACTCAACATCTGGAAGATTAATGCCAGAATATTTTTTAAATCGAGCAGGGGTACAAATTAAACACTTTAAAGGGAAAAAAGCAGGTTTTAGTGGGAGCCATGATGCCACTATAGCTTTAGTTAATGCTGGAGCATTTGATGCTGGAGCTTTAAATAAACAAGTTTGGGAAAAAAATCTTAAAAATAATCCCAAAAGAACAAGTAATTTAGAATTATTCTGGATCACCCCAGAATATGTAGACTATCATTGGGTAGCTCAAGGGGATCTTGAGAATAGATACGGGGAAGGGTTTACAAAAAAACTTAAATCAGTAATTCTAAATTTAGATATAAATCAAAAATCGCATAAACAGATATTGGATATGTTCAATACAAAAAGATTTATAAATGCAGAAGCAAAACAGTATAAAAATATAGAGGACATAGGGAGGAAATTAAATAAAATCAGATGA